From a single Francisella halioticida genomic region:
- a CDS encoding isoaspartyl peptidase/L-asparaginase encodes MQKIIIHGGCGAREDKNTSFIDYHQHLLSIVKKSYEYLREVNDANQVAIFAAKLLENDEIFNAGTGSRVQQDGQIRMSASIIDSQHKKFAGVINVQNIKNPIEVASRLMQQHHSVLAAEQATTFAHNVMKLPKYDPMTKKRYQEYLELEKGYTGTIGVVVLDSKGKICAVTSTGGVGFEYPGRVGDSPTVAGNFANDHMGISCTGIGEHILNQAVGAKVATRVKDGMSLSEAINKSIAESDGLGDYVGLIAIDKKGNICHGSTLVAQTLYAYADTDNIKTFYDEKIL; translated from the coding sequence ATGCAAAAAATTATAATTCATGGTGGCTGTGGTGCTAGAGAGGATAAAAATACTTCTTTTATTGATTACCATCAGCACCTATTATCAATAGTCAAAAAGTCTTATGAATATCTTAGAGAGGTTAATGATGCTAACCAAGTAGCAATATTTGCTGCTAAGTTGTTGGAGAATGATGAGATTTTTAATGCTGGTACAGGCTCTAGAGTGCAGCAGGATGGTCAAATAAGGATGTCTGCATCAATAATAGATAGTCAGCATAAAAAATTTGCAGGTGTAATTAATGTTCAGAATATTAAAAATCCAATAGAAGTTGCAAGTAGACTAATGCAACAGCACCATAGTGTATTAGCAGCAGAACAAGCTACTACATTTGCTCATAATGTTATGAAGCTTCCTAAATACGATCCTATGACAAAAAAAAGGTATCAAGAATACCTTGAGCTTGAAAAAGGTTATACCGGAACTATAGGAGTAGTAGTTTTAGATTCTAAAGGAAAAATATGTGCAGTAACCTCCACAGGAGGAGTTGGGTTTGAATATCCTGGTCGAGTGGGGGATAGTCCAACGGTTGCTGGCAACTTTGCAAATGATCATATGGGTATATCTTGTACAGGTATTGGTGAGCATATCTTAAATCAAGCAGTAGGAGCTAAAGTTGCAACAAGAGTAAAAGATGGTATGTCTTTGTCTGAAGCTATAAATAAATCAATAGCAGAAAGTGATGGGCTAGGTGATTATGTTGGTCTAATAGCTATTGATAAAAAAGGTAATATTTGTCATGGGTCTACATTAGTAGCACAGACTTTATATGCTTATGCAGATACTGATAATATAAAAACTTTTTATGATGAAAAAATCTTGTAA
- a CDS encoding carbohydrate kinase family protein yields MKTLRALTIGGATLDTIIEYEEMFTMNMQKKDITQSFMLLEEGAKIEVKEHNSFSGGGATNAAVSFKKQNIDVSFFGKIGKDITGEKITQELKDFDIDISNIRYSNDYGTATSYVIPTLSGDRTIFAYRGANKDILKDDLPSKAIIDSDFIYITSLSKSSAARLPEIVKLASENNTKVAINPGSSQLSVGESFIKDSMFSIDILVLNYQESQKLMLSLLSSDDKEIIESKDQLETTHAEERRDFLNATFRLKDFFRICLDLGVRLIMVTDGANGVFAATKDKIYHSESLRIKNVVNTLGAGDAFSSTFCINIYKGNSIEDSIKLALINASHVIQYSDAKSGLQTSKNLERIKSKMNCGLNKKITITSW; encoded by the coding sequence ATGAAAACCCTAAGAGCCTTAACTATTGGTGGTGCAACACTAGATACGATTATCGAATATGAAGAAATGTTCACTATGAATATGCAAAAAAAAGATATAACTCAATCTTTTATGCTACTTGAAGAAGGAGCAAAAATTGAAGTAAAAGAACATAACTCTTTTTCTGGTGGTGGTGCAACTAATGCTGCAGTTTCTTTCAAAAAGCAAAATATAGACGTTAGCTTCTTTGGTAAAATAGGCAAAGACATTACCGGTGAAAAAATAACTCAAGAACTTAAAGACTTTGATATAGATATATCTAATATAAGGTACTCTAATGACTATGGTACAGCTACATCTTACGTAATTCCAACATTAAGTGGAGATCGAACTATATTTGCATATAGAGGTGCAAATAAAGACATTCTCAAAGATGACTTACCATCAAAAGCAATCATAGATAGTGATTTTATTTATATAACTTCTCTAAGTAAATCCTCAGCAGCAAGATTGCCAGAAATAGTGAAGCTAGCTTCAGAAAATAATACAAAAGTAGCAATCAATCCTGGCTCAAGTCAGCTAAGTGTTGGTGAGAGCTTTATAAAAGACTCAATGTTTAGTATTGATATATTAGTTCTAAACTACCAAGAGTCTCAAAAGCTTATGCTTTCATTGCTTTCTTCAGATGATAAAGAAATAATAGAATCTAAAGATCAATTAGAAACAACACATGCCGAAGAAAGAAGAGACTTTTTAAATGCCACATTTAGATTAAAAGACTTTTTTAGAATATGCTTAGATCTAGGTGTTAGACTAATAATGGTAACTGATGGAGCAAATGGTGTATTTGCAGCAACAAAAGATAAAATATATCATAGTGAATCACTACGTATTAAGAATGTTGTAAATACACTTGGTGCTGGTGATGCTTTTAGTTCAACATTCTGTATAAATATTTATAAAGGAAATAGTATTGAAGATTCTATAAAGTTAGCTCTAATCAACGCTAGCCATGTAATTCAGTATTCTGATGCAAAGTCTGGGCTACAAACATCTAAGAATCTAGAAAGAATTAAGTCAAAAATGAATTGTGGCTTAAACAAAAAAATTACTATCACTTCCTGGTAG
- a CDS encoding cyanophycinase yields MPSKPVKKDYRGFIMPIGGGEDKFASPTVLEKFIELSGGEDAKIAVIPTASKLPDTGDIYVDIFKEMGVKEAYNLRIETRLEATTNKEYQDLLSQCTGIFMTGGNQLLLSTTLGGTPIAQLIRRLNAKGVNVAGTSAGAAFISGFMIAGGQAGLIPRCNMVNLAPGLGLTNKLLVDQHFSQRDRLGRLLAALSYNPYMVGVGIDEDTAALLNPNNVIEVVGSGMATIIDFSHLKHSSLHNARNNAPISLVDIRMHMLLEEQKFDLNTCLVEY; encoded by the coding sequence ATGCCTTCTAAGCCAGTTAAAAAGGATTACCGTGGATTTATTATGCCTATTGGAGGTGGAGAAGATAAATTTGCAAGTCCTACAGTGTTGGAGAAGTTTATAGAACTATCAGGTGGAGAAGATGCAAAAATAGCTGTAATACCTACAGCATCTAAACTACCTGATACTGGAGACATATATGTTGATATCTTTAAAGAAATGGGAGTTAAAGAAGCTTATAACTTAAGGATAGAAACCCGTCTTGAAGCCACTACAAATAAAGAGTACCAAGATTTACTTTCTCAGTGTACAGGTATATTTATGACTGGAGGTAATCAATTGTTACTCTCTACAACTCTAGGAGGTACTCCAATTGCTCAGCTTATTCGTAGGTTGAATGCTAAGGGAGTTAATGTTGCAGGTACATCTGCTGGAGCAGCATTTATTTCTGGGTTTATGATTGCTGGGGGTCAAGCGGGACTTATCCCTAGATGTAATATGGTTAATTTAGCTCCAGGTCTTGGTTTAACAAATAAGCTTTTAGTAGATCAACATTTCTCTCAAAGAGATAGACTAGGTAGACTTCTTGCGGCTCTTTCTTATAACCCATATATGGTTGGTGTTGGTATTGATGAAGATACTGCAGCATTATTGAATCCTAACAATGTGATTGAGGTTGTTGGTTCAGGTATGGCGACAATCATTGATTTCTCACATCTGAAGCATTCATCATTGCATAATGCTCGTAATAATGCGCCTATTAGCTTAGTAGATATCCGTATGCATATGTTGTTGGAAGAACAAAAATTTGATCTAAATACCTGCTTAGTTGAATACTAA
- the galE gene encoding UDP-glucose 4-epimerase GalE yields MDKKVLVTGGTGYIGSHIVVELLNRDYQVIVVDNLSNSKISVVDRVKTITGKDFDFYQMDLLDKVNLNTVFQDHNIHAVIHFAGFKAVGESVKKPLEYYHNNIQGTINLLELMQDYKVYDFVFSSSATVYGINNEPPFTEDMSLSTTNPYGATKLMLEEILKDLQNANNKFNITCLRYFNPVGAHESGMIGEDPQGIPNNLMPYIGLVGAGKLAKLSIFGGDYETKDGTGVRDYIHVVDLAIGHILALEKLAQGKSAWRAYNLGSGNGYSVLELVKAYEKVLGKEIPYHIVDRRAGDIAASFADVSKAKKELCFGTKKSMDDICQDMVRWQEFEKKNDVRK; encoded by the coding sequence ATGGATAAAAAAGTATTAGTAACAGGCGGGACAGGCTATATTGGTAGCCATATAGTAGTAGAACTTCTTAATAGAGATTATCAAGTGATAGTAGTGGATAATCTATCAAACAGTAAAATATCTGTAGTAGATAGAGTCAAAACTATTACAGGTAAGGATTTTGACTTTTATCAGATGGATCTTTTAGATAAAGTTAATTTAAACACTGTTTTTCAAGATCATAATATTCATGCTGTAATTCATTTTGCTGGATTTAAGGCTGTTGGTGAAAGTGTAAAGAAACCTTTGGAATACTATCATAATAATATTCAAGGAACTATAAACTTACTTGAGCTAATGCAAGATTATAAAGTCTATGATTTTGTCTTTAGTTCATCAGCTACTGTTTATGGAATAAATAATGAGCCACCATTTACGGAAGATATGTCTTTGAGTACTACAAATCCTTATGGTGCTACGAAGCTAATGTTAGAGGAAATTTTGAAAGATCTACAAAATGCAAATAATAAATTTAATATTACGTGCCTTAGATATTTCAATCCAGTAGGGGCTCATGAAAGTGGTATGATAGGAGAAGATCCTCAGGGGATTCCAAATAATCTTATGCCATATATTGGTCTGGTTGGTGCTGGTAAGTTAGCTAAACTAAGTATTTTTGGTGGAGATTATGAGACTAAAGATGGTACTGGAGTGAGAGACTATATTCATGTTGTGGATCTGGCAATTGGCCATATCTTAGCATTAGAAAAACTAGCACAAGGTAAGTCTGCTTGGCGAGCTTATAATCTTGGTTCAGGTAATGGGTATTCTGTGCTGGAACTTGTTAAAGCTTATGAAAAGGTCTTAGGGAAAGAAATTCCTTATCATATAGTAGATAGGCGGGCGGGAGATATTGCAGCGAGTTTTGCAGATGTTTCGAAAGCGAAAAAAGAACTTTGTTTTGGAACAAAAAAAAGTATGGATGATATTTGTCAAGATATGGTTAGATGGCAAGAGTTTGAGAAAAAGAATGATGTTAGAAAATGA
- the rpe gene encoding ribulose-phosphate 3-epimerase, with translation MKSFQINPSILSANLAKLGNDVKDVLAAGADNIHFDVMDNHYVPNLTFGPMVLKALKDYGINAGMDVHLMVKPVDNLIEAFAKAGASSIVFHPEASEHIDRSLQLIKSFDIQAGLSLNPATNIDCLKYVESHIDRVLIMSVNPGFGGQKFIPAMLDKAREVSLWIKSTGRDILLEIDGGVNPSNIAEIASCGVNAFVAGSAIFNSQSYKETIDIMRSQLSKI, from the coding sequence ATGAAGAGTTTCCAAATTAATCCTTCTATTTTATCTGCAAATCTAGCTAAGTTGGGTAATGATGTTAAGGATGTGTTAGCAGCTGGGGCTGATAATATTCATTTTGATGTTATGGATAATCACTATGTACCAAATCTTACTTTTGGACCTATGGTACTTAAAGCATTAAAAGATTATGGTATTAATGCAGGTATGGATGTTCATCTTATGGTAAAACCGGTAGATAATCTTATTGAAGCTTTTGCAAAAGCTGGTGCTAGTAGTATTGTTTTTCATCCAGAGGCTAGTGAACATATAGACAGAAGCTTACAACTTATTAAATCTTTTGATATTCAAGCTGGTCTTTCACTAAATCCTGCAACAAATATTGACTGTTTAAAATATGTTGAAAGTCACATAGATAGAGTTTTAATAATGTCTGTAAACCCTGGTTTTGGAGGGCAGAAGTTTATTCCAGCTATGCTTGATAAAGCTAGAGAAGTTTCTCTGTGGATTAAATCTACCGGTAGGGACATCTTGTTAGAAATAGATGGTGGAGTTAATCCAAGCAATATTGCAGAAATAGCCTCTTGTGGAGTAAATGCTTTTGTTGCAGGCTCAGCTATTTTTAATTCTCAAAGCTATAAGGAAACTATTGATATAATGAGAAGTCAACTTTCTAAGATATAG
- a CDS encoding pyrimidine 5'-nucleotidase codes for MKTYIFDLDNTLYSYKNGLFDSQLTRMSDYIKLKLNISDTEKANAIRDELYYEFGSTMLGMMRYYNIHSKEFLNFIDNIDISCFKSNKKLNKYINDLRYNNRTYIFTNASNFHTYRVLKQLELDKSFDGILTIQDTNLVSKPKTKYFEIGRDKFDIDFNNAIFFEDSSHNLVPAKHLGMETVLIHADDNISEANFYDNQEIDYYVADVESFFECKYIATRK; via the coding sequence ATGAAAACTTATATATTTGACTTAGATAATACACTTTATTCTTACAAAAATGGCCTATTTGATAGTCAGCTAACGAGAATGAGTGATTATATTAAATTAAAATTAAATATTTCAGATACTGAAAAAGCAAATGCAATTCGTGATGAGTTGTACTATGAGTTTGGTTCTACTATGCTTGGAATGATGCGCTATTATAATATTCATTCTAAAGAGTTTTTAAATTTTATTGATAATATAGATATTAGTTGCTTTAAGTCTAATAAAAAGCTTAATAAATACATTAATGATCTAAGATATAATAATCGTACTTATATATTTACAAACGCTTCTAACTTTCATACATATAGAGTGCTTAAACAGCTTGAGTTAGATAAAAGTTTTGATGGTATTTTAACGATACAGGATACTAATTTAGTATCTAAGCCGAAGACTAAGTATTTTGAAATAGGTAGAGATAAGTTTGATATTGATTTTAATAATGCTATCTTCTTTGAAGATTCCTCGCATAATTTAGTTCCAGCAAAGCATCTAGGTATGGAGACTGTATTAATTCATGCTGACGATAATATATCTGAAGCCAACTTCTATGATAATCAAGAGATAGATTATTATGTTGCAGATGTAGAGTCTTTTTTTGAATGCAAGTATATTGCTACCAGGAAGTGA